From a region of the Borreliella afzelii genome:
- a CDS encoding PTS sugar transporter subunit IIB, with translation MNILLVCGAGMSTSMLVQRIEKYAKANNINAKIEAIAETRLGEVVDRFDVVLLAPQSRFNKKRLEEITKPKGIPIEIINTIDYGTMNGEKVLQLAINALNNKSSFKEG, from the coding sequence ATGAACATACTACTTGTATGTGGAGCTGGAATGTCCACAAGTATGCTGGTACAAAGAATTGAAAAATATGCCAAAGCAAACAATATAAATGCAAAAATTGAAGCTATTGCTGAAACACGACTTGGCGAAGTTGTTGACCGATTTGATGTTGTTTTACTTGCACCACAGTCAAGATTCAATAAAAAAAGACTTGAAGAAATTACAAAACCAAAAGGAATTCCAATCGAAATAATTAACACAATCGATTATGGAACAATGAATGGAGAAAAAGTATTACAACTTGCAATTAATGCACTTAATAATAAAAGTTCTTTTAAAGAAGGTTAA
- a CDS encoding PTS lactose/cellobiose transporter subunit IIA produces MNKKIYSIEELVDKISMPVVAYSGEAKSFLREALEYAKNKDYEKAALTIQESKNSIAKAHEAHREIIQQSATNPNSVKTPFILIHAEDHLMSAISELSIFEELINVYKIINEIKK; encoded by the coding sequence ATGAATAAAAAGATATATAGCATAGAAGAATTAGTAGATAAAATAAGTATGCCTGTTGTAGCTTACTCTGGTGAAGCTAAAAGCTTTCTAAGAGAAGCTTTGGAATACGCTAAAAACAAAGACTATGAAAAAGCAGCGCTTACTATACAAGAAAGTAAAAATTCTATTGCAAAGGCTCATGAAGCACATAGAGAAATAATACAACAATCGGCCACTAATCCAAACTCTGTTAAAACACCTTTTATTTTAATTCATGCTGAAGATCATTTAATGTCTGCAATTTCAGAATTAAGCATTTTTGAAGAATTAATTAATGTTTACAAAATAATAAATGAAATAAAAAAATAG